GCCTCGTGGGGGATCACCCAGGCGTTCAGCGCGCGGCACACCGAGCGCATGTGCTCTAAGGCCGTCACGGGAAACGCCCCGCCCGACACCGCGAGTAGGCCGACGGTCGTGTCCCTGAACTCGTCGAAGCCACAGTAGTCGAGGGCCGTCTTCAGCGGCGAGGCGTACGAGCCGTGGTACATCGGCGAGCCGAGAACGATCGCGTCGGCCTCGCGCAGGCTGGCCGCGAGTTCCGCCGCGTCGCTGGCTGCCTCCCGATCCCGATCCGCGTCGAAGGTCGGCAGTTCGTACTCCCGGAGATCGATCAGTTCGGTGCTGGCACCGCCCGACTCGGCCGCCTCGAGGACGCGCTCGAGGGCGATGCGGGTGGTACTCGCGTCGCGGAGGCTCCCACAGACTGCAGTGACGTGAACATCTGTCATGCCGTTAGGGTGGGCCCCAAGGTGCAAATAGGCGGGGCAAGCGACACGGCTTCCGTCCGGTCGAATCGACGGTTCCCAAACACTGGGCAGATCCGACGGCCATTTCTTTCGGCGAATCGAACGGATCAGCGTGGAGTCGCTCGTCTCCGTCCTGTTGACCGAGGCCCTTCCGCGAGTGTTGGTGATTTCGGTGCTCATCGGCATCGGCGTCGGACTGGCGAACCTCGCCGTGGCGTACGGGATCGTCGACGTGATCGCCCGCGTCGGGCGGTATCTGACGGAGCCGGCGAACCTTCCCGACGAGGTCGGGGCCGCCGTCCTGACGAACACCGTCTCGGTCACCGCCGGCTACGGGATGCTCGCGGAGTTTCGCGAGTCCGGACTGCTCGACGACCGCGCCACGCTGGTCGCCGTCGTCATCAACACTTTCTTCGGCTTCCTCCAACACATTTTCACCTACTACGGCCCCGTCCTGATCCCGATTCTCGGCCTCCACGCCGGCCTCATGTACGTCGGCGCGCGAGCCGGAATCTCGCTCGCGATTTCGATCGTCG
Above is a window of Natronorubrum tibetense GA33 DNA encoding:
- a CDS encoding NADPH-dependent FMN reductase, translated to MTDVHVTAVCGSLRDASTTRIALERVLEAAESGGASTELIDLREYELPTFDADRDREAASDAAELAASLREADAIVLGSPMYHGSYASPLKTALDYCGFDEFRDTTVGLLAVSGGAFPVTALEHMRSVCRALNAWVIPHEAAIANSHSAFEDGEFVEEKLEERVATLGRRAVQYATIEPDPDSFQSDQNVGAEGK